The DNA region CATAAAAAAATTATCTCCGTTGTATCCCACACTTGAATTTATTTCCATCATTGCATTTATGCTATTTTCTTTTTGAAAAATGCCTGACCCAAATGACATTTTTTGATAACCACTACCTAACATAATCATTGGTGAAAAATAAAACCTTTTATTAATTATAAAGTTATAAGCATAGCCTCCAAGAATATCTAATGAATATTGCTCTATTTTATTAATTTCATTGATTTTAGAAAAATCATTTTTTGCTTTAAATGAAATAATATTTGAATCATTTTCCAATGACATAAAATGTGCATCACAACCGATAAAAAGAGAACCAGCACTTTTTAACTGCTTTTCAGATTGTTTCTCAAAAAGATATTTTGAAAATTTATTATTACTAAATACGTAATATGCTTTTAGTCCATAACTTGTGAACTTTAAGCTATTCTCAAATTCATGAATTTCATTTTTATCGATTATTGTTCCATTAGGTAAAGAATTGATATAAAATCCTTTATAATTTTTATAGAAAAATTGTAATGTATATTTTCGAGGTCTAAAATATAAACTTAAATCATAATATTTTGTACTTCCGTATTTTAATTCATCTTTTTGTGTGCCGGGAATATTTGCTAGCAATTTGAGTTGTAAGTTTCTGTAAGTTACTCCAACACCTGTGCTTAACATTGTATTTGCTTTATATTTCAAAGGAATATCTCTTATTGAACCTGACAAAAATGATGTAGAAAATCCTTGAGAGGCAAAAATCGGTTTAATTGAATATTTAGTAGGGAATTCTTTAATATA from Bacteroidota bacterium includes:
- a CDS encoding DUF4421 family protein, which translates into the protein MKRNLISTILLFLPIVAFPQSNLFQKAIAVLEIISDNDSKNIDTNYIKEFPTKYSIKPIFASQGFSTSFLSGSIRDIPLKYKANTMLSTGVGVTYRNLQLKLLANIPGTQKDELKYGSTKYYDLSLYFRPRKYTLQFFYKNYKGFYINSLPNGTIIDKNEIHEFENSLKFTSYGLKAYYVFSNNKFSKYLFEKQSEKQLKSAGSLFIGCDAHFMSLENDSNIISFKAKNDFSKINEINKIEQYSLDILGGYAYNFIINKRFYFSPMIMLGSGYQKMSFGSGIFQKENSINAMMEINSSVGYNGDNFFM